The Paenibacillus yonginensis genome segment CGCTTTACCGACTCTTTGCAAAACGCCAAAGAAACGTTTAAACATATAGATCCTCCTAAAGAATGTGATATCAAGCAGCCAGTTTCAGGTGAAAAAACGCATAACGCTGCTGTACCTTGCGGTTTAACAAGAACATCAAAAAAGGCATGAGTCAACAAAGCTTATGCCTTATGTACCTTTAACTACGGTTATCTTACCCCGTAATGAAAAAGTACAACCAGCAAACTTTGTACAACTCATGCCTGATCGAATCAGTAACACGCTAGAATATGAAGTTCTTGTCTTGCCTCGAGAGAAAGTATAGCACCCATAAACCGCTTTCGCAAGCCTTAAATTACATGACGCGGTACAATGCGATTCAAATGCATCGTTAGGTAACTGATTTCAGCTTGGTAAACCGGCTTATGCAGCCGCTTCTCCATCACCTTCGTCAGCTTCCAGGCCAAATCATACAGCTCCGGATATTCATCCTTCAGCACTTCCTCCAGCTTGCCAAGCTCATGGACCTTCTCCCCGCGGCGAATCCGCTCGATGGCAAAACGCAAATGCGTCAAAAGACGGGCATAATCCAAGGAATCGCGGGCGATCTTAAAGTTCATCTGCTGTTCAATCATATCCACCATATCCGAAATCAGCTGTGAATGCGCTTTAACTTCCGTGATGTGCTGATTCGTCATAGCGCTGTGAATATGCAGCGCAACAAAACCGATTTCATCCTGGCCGAGATCGACATCCATCTTCTCCCGAATCACATTGATGGCATATTCCGCCAAACGATATTCTTCCGGATAAATCTCCTTCGTTTCAAACAGAAACGGATTATGAATCACAATGTCCTGCTCCGCTCTCTTAATCGCAAAAGCGATGTGATCCGTCAGGGCGATATGAATATGTTCATTCAGCGGGGTTTGGCTGTGCTTGGCGACGTAAAGCAAAATTTCGTTCAATACCTCGATCAGCTTCTCATCCACTTCGAGTGCCAGCTGCTTATACTGCTCCTGCTCGGCTGCATTTCTCAAAATGAACAGCTTCTCCACCGCTTCATTCGCGATCATTTCACGGGGCTTGCGGTTAAAGCCGATACCTTTGCCGATGACAACTACTTCTCCATGCTCGGGATGGTTAGCAATGATCACATTGTTGTTCAGCACTTTAGCCACCTGAAGGCCGTTCACTTTAACACCTCATTCAATAAAAATACATGCCAAGTCCCGCTGACTCGGGGTGCAGGCAAGCACACAGCCGGCGTCAGCGGGACACGCTGATACTCCATTATAACTGCCTTCATGGCTGAACGCTACAGGCAGGGCTAAATTTTCATGCTTTTGGCAAAGAATCGGAAGCGGCGGCGGCTTCTGCAGCCGGTGAGGCGGCGGCTGGGGCGCCAATCTTCTGGGTCAAGCCCTGAATCAGGGAATTCAGCTCGATGCCGGATACGTTCTTCAGCATTTCCGGCGCAGTCGCCATCAGCTCGGTCACATAGTTGCTGACGCGTGCGGCTCCTTCGCCTTTCCCTGTATCCACGACCGTCAGCTTATCAATGCCGGAGATCGGAGCGGCGA includes the following:
- the glcT gene encoding glucose PTS transporter transcription antiterminator GlcT codes for the protein MNGLQVAKVLNNNVIIANHPEHGEVVVIGKGIGFNRKPREMIANEAVEKLFILRNAAEQEQYKQLALEVDEKLIEVLNEILLYVAKHSQTPLNEHIHIALTDHIAFAIKRAEQDIVIHNPFLFETKEIYPEEYRLAEYAINVIREKMDVDLGQDEIGFVALHIHSAMTNQHITEVKAHSQLISDMVDMIEQQMNFKIARDSLDYARLLTHLRFAIERIRRGEKVHELGKLEEVLKDEYPELYDLAWKLTKVMEKRLHKPVYQAEISYLTMHLNRIVPRHVI